The Nostoc sp. ATCC 53789 genome has a segment encoding these proteins:
- a CDS encoding KGK domain-containing protein, giving the protein MNDVFNPVNNDQILSLNHQNIGRQLNLSSHGFADLQIKAENFVEVIKRRLIVKDSQGQSLFDKGINCQVIKLDAPGWQKGRLRARVVLEFCPDEPELPQ; this is encoded by the coding sequence ATGAATGATGTATTCAATCCGGTTAATAATGATCAAATTTTATCTCTTAATCATCAAAATATTGGTCGCCAGTTAAATTTATCCTCACATGGTTTTGCTGATTTGCAAATTAAGGCTGAAAATTTTGTAGAAGTAATTAAGAGAAGATTAATCGTCAAAGATTCTCAAGGTCAAAGTCTTTTTGATAAAGGTATAAATTGTCAGGTGATTAAATTAGATGCTCCCGGCTGGCAAAAAGGAAGATTAAGAGCAAGAGTGGTTTTAGAATTTTGTCCTGATGAACCAGAATTGCCTCAGTAG
- a CDS encoding tyrosine-type recombinase/integrase: protein MTPVVAVKPRGKQLAHLAPIDAQQRLVQLWLHDKPQSTQKCYRRYAAQFTGFLAGVKKAIAHTSVEDLVEFSEYLHNRGLAAPTIQTYIAAVKSLLSFAYKTGYIKQNPGAAIKLKKLDQRLHSKVLTLTDIALMIRLTERAQYRYQSQQIRDVLILKLLYVAGLRVSELVGLRWRDFTKRDLTGQITVVGKGNKSRHVLLPEYLWVELMNYRGEAPKDAYVFPSRKGKGLKPLQRQNVDPIIKDAAVRAGLMEKVSCHWFRHSHATHNAERGTPVPLIQQTMGHADIATTSGYIHIRPGDSSALHLPQV from the coding sequence ATGACACCAGTAGTAGCAGTCAAACCCAGAGGTAAGCAACTAGCTCATTTAGCGCCAATTGATGCCCAACAGCGCTTAGTTCAACTGTGGCTGCATGATAAGCCTCAAAGTACCCAAAAATGTTATCGGCGGTATGCGGCGCAGTTCACCGGATTTTTGGCAGGAGTGAAAAAGGCGATCGCTCACACTAGCGTAGAAGATTTGGTGGAGTTTTCTGAGTATTTGCATAACCGGGGATTGGCTGCGCCTACTATTCAAACCTATATCGCGGCGGTTAAAAGTTTGCTGTCCTTTGCTTATAAAACTGGTTATATCAAGCAAAACCCCGGTGCTGCTATCAAGTTAAAGAAATTAGACCAGCGATTGCATTCAAAAGTGCTGACTCTCACTGATATCGCTTTGATGATTCGGCTGACAGAACGGGCCCAATATCGCTACCAATCTCAACAAATACGGGATGTTTTGATATTGAAGCTGCTGTATGTGGCTGGGTTGCGGGTGTCGGAGTTGGTAGGGCTGAGGTGGAGAGATTTTACAAAGCGCGATCTCACGGGGCAGATTACTGTTGTAGGGAAGGGGAATAAGTCTCGTCATGTGTTGCTGCCAGAATATTTGTGGGTCGAACTAATGAACTACAGGGGGGAGGCTCCCAAGGATGCTTATGTTTTCCCCAGTCGCAAGGGCAAGGGGTTGAAGCCGTTGCAGCGTCAAAATGTTGATCCAATAATTAAGGATGCTGCCGTTCGGGCCGGGCTGATGGAGAAAGTTAGCTGTCACTGGTTTAGGCATAGTCACGCTACGCACAATGCTGAAAGGGGAACCCCTGTGCCGTTGATTCAGCAAACGATGGGTCACGCTGATATTGCTACAACTTCGGGTTACATTCACATTCGGCCAGGGGACAGTAGCGCTTTGCACCTGCCGCAGGTTTAA
- a CDS encoding GNAT family N-acetyltransferase — MIVRQATISDAAVISTLNADVQYLHAQALPELFKSPSENTFAASSVVDLLKDASNFMFIGFEKGEPVGYIYAQVMSLPENPFRYAMDYIYIHHLAVTAKYQNQGYGTRLIEEVRLFAQTKEILTLVLDVWSFNVKAKAFFEQQGFSNFNERMWLRLDNSRA, encoded by the coding sequence ATGATAGTAAGACAGGCAACAATCTCCGATGCAGCAGTGATCTCTACTCTGAATGCAGATGTTCAGTATCTTCATGCACAAGCCCTGCCTGAGCTTTTTAAGTCGCCATCTGAGAACACCTTTGCAGCTTCATCTGTCGTCGATTTACTAAAGGATGCTAGCAACTTCATGTTCATAGGATTTGAAAAGGGCGAACCTGTCGGCTATATCTACGCTCAGGTGATGAGTTTACCGGAGAACCCATTTCGATATGCAATGGACTATATATATATTCATCACTTGGCGGTGACAGCGAAATATCAAAATCAAGGTTACGGTACCCGCTTAATTGAGGAAGTGCGTTTGTTCGCTCAGACCAAAGAAATCTTGACTCTGGTGCTAGATGTATGGTCGTTCAACGTCAAAGCTAAAGCATTCTTTGAGCAACAGGGGTTTTCAAATTTCAATGAACGAATGTGGTTGCGGCTAGATAATTCCAGGGCATGA
- a CDS encoding NACHT domain-containing protein, with protein sequence MEEPKPPDNRNINTEKGNYNERIEGDYIQGNVFQNIFNILGGQQTTPVGNPARPKNERILLAAVKEEVTSRLRQSLHNAVLINLGKESQPQQVKRPWDAEIKIGLKPAKPLPDTTTTLEVFDSEEIAGKLLILGAPGAGKTTTQIELAQALVKRAEEHPDYPVPVLFNLSSWKDDRQSLTDWLVAELKSKYGVSNKLGQDWVDNHQLLPLLDGLDELEPQRQELCVHAINQFLGGETRPLYLVVCSRSEEYSNYSTQLHLNGSIYLQPLTTDQICDYLTSINSIELWSTISNDLDLLELLKTPLLLSITVLASQEISVEEWQYLDSTADRIQYLLDAYIGRMLIRDINSRAYLNNKTPNARETRMWLVWLAKQMQRESETEFLIEQMQPAWLNHTSLILKYRLIHGLIFGVFFGLFYGLSFGLYGLISGLISGVFFGQPDLTIENKKITNQGIWKSASNAVFLGLSLGLIYGLLGLFFGLSFGLLGLSLGLIYGLIFGGRTCIQHFILRLILYFNGCIPWNYARFLDYCTERLFLQRVGGRYRFIHKLLQDHFAEMEFKRN encoded by the coding sequence ATGGAAGAGCCGAAACCGCCTGACAACCGCAATATCAATACTGAAAAAGGTAATTATAACGAACGGATTGAAGGCGACTATATTCAAGGTAATGTTTTTCAAAATATTTTTAATATTCTAGGTGGTCAGCAGACAACACCAGTAGGCAACCCGGCTCGACCAAAAAACGAGCGGATACTATTAGCCGCAGTTAAGGAAGAAGTTACTTCCCGGTTAAGGCAATCTCTACACAATGCCGTGCTGATTAATTTGGGGAAGGAATCACAACCGCAACAAGTAAAACGCCCTTGGGATGCTGAGATAAAGATTGGCTTAAAGCCTGCTAAACCTCTCCCAGATACTACAACTACTTTAGAAGTTTTTGACTCGGAAGAAATTGCAGGTAAACTATTAATTTTAGGTGCGCCAGGGGCAGGAAAGACTACTACACAAATAGAATTGGCGCAAGCTTTAGTCAAACGTGCGGAAGAACACCCTGATTATCCCGTTCCAGTTTTATTCAACTTGTCCTCGTGGAAAGATGACCGCCAATCTCTAACTGATTGGTTAGTGGCTGAACTCAAATCTAAATATGGTGTTTCAAACAAACTTGGTCAAGACTGGGTAGACAATCACCAATTACTACCATTGCTTGATGGTTTAGATGAACTTGAACCACAACGTCAAGAACTTTGCGTCCATGCAATTAATCAGTTTTTAGGAGGCGAAACTAGACCACTTTATCTAGTCGTTTGTAGTCGGAGCGAAGAATATAGTAACTACTCTACTCAATTACACCTCAACGGATCTATTTACTTACAACCTTTAACTACTGATCAAATTTGTGATTATTTAACCTCTATAAATTCTATAGAACTGTGGTCAACCATTAGTAACGACTTAGACTTACTAGAGTTACTTAAAACTCCCTTACTACTTAGCATTACTGTTCTAGCATCTCAAGAAATCTCTGTTGAAGAATGGCAGTATTTAGACTCTACAGCAGACCGGATTCAGTATTTGCTTGATGCTTATATAGGGCGGATGTTGATACGGGATATTAACAGTAGGGCATATTTGAATAACAAAACTCCTAATGCTAGAGAAACGCGAATGTGGCTTGTGTGGTTGGCTAAACAAATGCAACGAGAATCGGAAACGGAATTTTTAATTGAACAAATGCAGCCAGCCTGGTTAAATCATACATCTTTAATACTTAAATATAGGCTGATTCATGGGCTGATTTTTGGGGTGTTTTTTGGGCTGTTTTATGGGCTGAGTTTTGGGCTTTATGGGCTGATTTCAGGGCTGATTTCTGGGGTGTTTTTTGGGCAGCCTGACCTAACTATAGAAAATAAAAAAATCACTAATCAAGGTATTTGGAAATCTGCATCCAATGCTGTTTTTTTAGGGCTGAGTTTAGGGCTGATTTATGGGCTTTTAGGGCTGTTTTTTGGGCTGAGTTTTGGGCTTTTAGGGCTGAGTTTAGGGCTGATTTATGGGCTGATTTTTGGGGGTAGAACTTGCATTCAACACTTCATCCTACGCCTCATCCTCTACTTCAACGGCTGTATCCCCTGGAACTACGCCCGTTTCCTTGACTACTGCACCGAACGATTATTCCTCCAGCGTGTTGGTGGTCGCTACCGCTTCATCCATAAACTTCTGCAAGACCACTTCGCCGAAATGGAATTCAAACGTAATTAG
- a CDS encoding pentapeptide repeat-containing protein codes for MPQDFSGQNLRGRSFKGQNLEGANFSGADIRSADFTGANLRNANFSHAQAGLQKRWATFLVGVSWLLSGVSGFFSALDGALISLIFDSSSSANQVAGWTALIIIIVLFIVILRQGLNSALAVAFAFALAFAVAVAVAVARALAGDLAFAGARAVARALAEAVAVALALALAGALAGALARARAFALALAFALAFALAGARALAGARAGALAFAFAGVLLSAYIAWRAMKGDEKYAIIRNVAVDFAAFGGTSFRSSDLTDANFTAAILKGTDFRKSILTRTCFSKTKKLDLVRTGTTYLQNAQVVSVLIKGQGLDLNFDREDLRGVNFQGSNLVDASFIGADLSKANLKDADLSRAKLVQAQLNGTDLTGATLTGAYIQDWGITTDTKFDGVRCEYVYMRLPTKENPDPLRKPDNNKEVFADGEFGDFIKPIFDTLDLYHNQGVDPRAIAISFKQLAENHPEADLRIVGMEVRGEDKFLLRAKTAIAADKSQLSAEYVATYNEIKGLPEREIKLLLAEKDNQIGRLENMVMTALERPSFYSNTQVGQVSTMANNPGGFSVGGSVGGNVNNVQGEGNRVVQGDTTMTGDRNINTGGGNYNERIEHDYIQGNYYAAGQPQSIAQSAAEIQLLLKQLEQTYPTTTTSQQMVVAAEAINRIESNPLLKERVINAVKEGGLAAFEKAIDNPAGAFIVGAIKGWQEVEVEAED; via the coding sequence ATGCCCCAGGACTTCTCCGGTCAAAATCTCAGAGGTCGTTCTTTCAAAGGTCAAAATCTTGAGGGTGCAAATTTTAGCGGTGCAGATATCCGAAGCGCAGATTTTACAGGAGCGAATCTGAGGAACGCAAACTTTAGTCATGCTCAAGCTGGGTTGCAAAAACGTTGGGCTACTTTTTTGGTAGGTGTTTCCTGGCTGCTATCTGGAGTTTCAGGATTTTTCTCAGCCCTTGATGGAGCGTTGATATCTTTGATATTTGACAGTTCAAGTTCAGCAAATCAGGTTGCAGGCTGGACTGCCTTAATAATAATAATTGTTTTATTTATAGTTATCCTTCGCCAAGGATTAAACTCAGCCTTAGCCGTCGCCTTCGCCTTCGCCTTAGCCTTCGCCGTCGCCGTCGCCGTCGCCGTCGCCAGAGCCTTAGCCGGAGACTTAGCCTTCGCCGGAGCCAGAGCCGTCGCCAGAGCCTTAGCCGAAGCCGTCGCCGTCGCCTTAGCCTTAGCCTTAGCCGGAGCCTTAGCCGGAGCCTTAGCCAGAGCCAGAGCCTTCGCCTTAGCCTTAGCCTTCGCCTTAGCCTTCGCCTTAGCCGGAGCCAGAGCCTTAGCCGGAGCCAGAGCCGGAGCCTTAGCCTTCGCCTTCGCCGGAGTTTTACTTAGTGCTTACATTGCCTGGAGAGCAATGAAAGGAGATGAAAAATACGCCATTATTCGGAACGTTGCTGTTGATTTTGCAGCCTTTGGCGGTACAAGCTTTCGCTCTTCTGATTTAACTGATGCCAATTTCACCGCAGCCATACTTAAAGGTACAGATTTTAGAAAATCTATTTTGACTCGCACTTGTTTCAGCAAAACTAAGAAACTTGACCTTGTTCGGACTGGAACAACTTACCTGCAAAATGCACAAGTGGTAAGCGTGTTAATAAAAGGTCAAGGGCTAGACTTGAATTTTGATCGTGAAGACTTGCGAGGAGTAAATTTTCAAGGATCGAATTTGGTAGATGCAAGTTTTATTGGCGCAGATTTAAGTAAAGCGAATTTAAAAGACGCAGATTTATCCAGAGCGAAGTTAGTACAGGCACAACTTAATGGAACTGATTTAACAGGGGCTACTCTCACCGGAGCATACATTCAAGATTGGGGCATTACCACCGATACAAAATTTGATGGGGTGAGATGTGAATACGTTTATATGCGACTTCCTACAAAAGAAAACCCTGATCCACTTCGCAAACCTGATAATAACAAAGAAGTATTTGCAGATGGGGAGTTTGGAGATTTTATCAAACCAATTTTCGATACCCTCGACCTCTACCACAATCAAGGTGTTGACCCAAGAGCGATCGCAATTTCATTTAAACAACTAGCAGAGAACCACCCAGAGGCGGATTTAAGAATTGTGGGCATGGAAGTGCGAGGTGAAGATAAGTTTTTGCTTCGTGCCAAAACAGCGATCGCGGCTGATAAGTCCCAACTAAGTGCAGAATATGTTGCTACTTATAACGAGATAAAAGGCTTGCCAGAGCGAGAAATTAAATTACTTTTAGCAGAAAAAGATAATCAAATCGGCAGATTAGAGAATATGGTAATGACGGCGTTAGAGCGCCCAAGTTTTTATTCAAACACCCAAGTAGGACAGGTAAGTACTATGGCTAACAATCCCGGCGGATTTTCAGTTGGTGGTTCTGTAGGCGGAAACGTTAATAACGTTCAAGGTGAAGGCAACCGAGTAGTTCAAGGAGATACAACAATGACTGGCGATCGCAATATCAACACAGGCGGCGGCAACTATAACGAGCGCATTGAACACGATTATATCCAAGGTAATTACTACGCGGCTGGACAACCGCAGAGCATTGCCCAATCTGCTGCCGAGATTCAGCTATTACTAAAACAATTAGAGCAAACTTATCCTACCACTACTACATCACAGCAAATGGTAGTAGCAGCAGAAGCCATAAATCGAATTGAAAGTAACCCATTATTGAAAGAACGAGTAATAAATGCTGTTAAAGAAGGTGGGTTGGCTGCTTTTGAAAAGGCTATTGATAACCCAGCAGGTGCTTTTATTGTTGGTGCTATCAAAGGCTGGCAAGAAGTAGAAGTAGAAGCAGAAGATTAA
- a CDS encoding HNH endonuclease: protein MSCQVMLSSNLYLQIKQRRQHPNLPVFWWRRQPLEQWQVTRQRIYNRDRGICQSPADSPPKKSGLCMEEIELKTAHIDHIRPLSSGGSNHASNLRTLCPICHALRLDQKHEGMKSRLVTKGLIPVNWKNFVWD from the coding sequence ATGTCATGTCAAGTCATGTTATCAAGCAATTTGTATTTACAAATCAAGCAACGTCGTCAGCATCCGAACCTTCCTGTTTTTTGGTGGCGACGCCAGCCACTAGAACAATGGCAAGTTACACGCCAACGCATTTACAACCGCGATCGCGGTATTTGTCAAAGTCCAGCAGATTCACCTCCCAAAAAGAGTGGTCTGTGCATGGAGGAAATAGAACTGAAAACTGCCCACATTGACCATATTCGTCCATTATCATCTGGCGGTAGCAACCACGCTTCAAATTTAAGAACCCTTTGCCCCATTTGTCATGCTCTTAGGCTTGATCAAAAACACGAGGGGATGAAAAGTAGGTTAGTCACAAAGGGCTTAATCCCAGTTAACTGGAAAAATTTTGTTTGGGATTAA
- a CDS encoding helix-turn-helix domain-containing protein — MSLSEKQIQCIALLATGMAQKDVAEALDTTPRTIQRWQREQDFMQALQASEAGQVASQQTAKVATEIVSNVWQGRDQLRQKELSLLKTLEDILFNCLQGDTPDFRAIDRLIKVSERRSKLLGLDIRNYQILDAMELLLSERVASQRHAEIVATNILNMEQQLRDITTPSISPSK, encoded by the coding sequence ATGTCGCTTTCTGAGAAACAAATACAATGTATTGCGCTATTAGCTACGGGAATGGCTCAAAAAGATGTCGCTGAGGCTCTAGACACGACACCACGAACAATCCAGCGCTGGCAAAGAGAGCAAGATTTTATGCAGGCGCTACAGGCTTCTGAAGCTGGGCAAGTGGCAAGCCAGCAAACTGCAAAAGTAGCAACTGAGATAGTAAGCAATGTTTGGCAGGGACGGGATCAGCTAAGGCAAAAAGAGTTATCGCTTTTGAAAACGCTAGAAGATATTCTGTTCAACTGCTTACAGGGAGATACACCAGATTTTCGCGCTATAGATAGATTAATTAAAGTATCTGAAAGGCGTTCAAAGCTGTTAGGGCTAGATATCAGAAATTACCAAATTCTAGATGCTATGGAGCTACTTCTTTCAGAACGAGTTGCAAGTCAGAGACACGCAGAAATTGTCGCAACCAATATTTTAAATATGGAACAGCAATTAAGAGATATTACTACTCCCTCCATTTCACCCAGTAAATAA
- a CDS encoding plasmid replication protein, CyRepA1 family, whose protein sequence is MIDRTFEKFDIRKFTDRLTPKSGKNRYECPGCEGTLTIDPSNGKYHCWGEECPTKTIREAIRPLDEVLAEAGIEKKGFAAKIYNQKPKTVISPAIISNGNIRLGILPNVVSPQPKMRVGRSIEIRYLYSSTQFVKRIERPDGTKITLPYHLDDKGNEVNAKGDKPWQPYRFDEITQHGKGQWILGAEGEKCTDVARNIFGFLATTFQGGSWSEVLLVEYFQLFKDSGIAGIVYWPDHDKAGYAKLEKCNLAAAKAGLPFIAINPTRLWADCPKGGDIADWVKSGLGNAEELHQEINLAASEARVSQAPINWEDKVLATQKELHTLTYKADYVCDPHQKFLPDNLVDIIPHKGIVLIHAPKGSGKSVLIKRIKDKLCGGKWEEVIKPSQLSITGENKPVFERVYQEKTGIRFISITARIALGKGQAIEWEITWIEDGDLTESQQFNYEGELIQTATFLETADGINLCWDSLSKLFDRDWSNTIVVMDEIELGLSHVSTSNTCKDRRSKILYTLESKLQECLNGNGLVIGADADLTNISYDYLTAIAPKYKPFIVKHDYVRPDSDKWEIDFYTGKRDEVLSLIENWLSDKNCEPIAVTLDNQSEAEALANYLVKKYPYLASSFNGLIRIDSKITQTDFGKDFVKRPKEKIQEYQPKILIYTPSLGVGCSLDNPYFKYVFSLFFGQLEPSQARQSLARVRQPVPRIVWCADKGRTNSDECNSFLPDEIKNQMFWYHDTTLETIELALHLAKEESESNSDADLLPKFTEQLNKMMGKNGTWNNPHIDLFCKLKARRNFALSQLAVQLRQELIDEGHNLRDIAAEEKTNAGESIREEKTEIKFNAATKTSYSADISLETAKEINRKPNPTDEERYQAIKAFLKDELPGIELTPEFIFENVYKDNRHGLNAIKFFWMTMNSEATKEADRKHWKYKLKQFYEGIPYLPDVRTSSAKIEAINTIKIFDAIPLNDFDSEYYDTSPALIDWFKKWVLPKKRLLKKAFNITINKDTELIAFINRIFSKVGIRLKQHKKTDNIKYYKLDSEKVLDPNRINVLAALDLKRELHLKAEAEAMAKVNQQELPMIEVRDVTDVTVEVSPLLQETQIEEQPVSTIQELPVINHHSSTEIAVTKLRELCHWGDLNLTQSEVDEAWPLLTQDEQSRIWQLHQEYQQIPSLEQLAQEAIAQQAEIKEVGFGSHFRSYKIRSVCDGVAIARRCWGLKDECEIELNQLLFTG, encoded by the coding sequence ATGATTGACCGCACTTTCGAGAAATTTGACATTAGAAAGTTTACAGATCGCTTGACCCCTAAAAGTGGCAAAAATCGCTATGAATGCCCTGGATGTGAGGGTACATTAACAATTGACCCATCCAACGGTAAATATCATTGTTGGGGGGAAGAATGCCCTACTAAAACGATTAGAGAGGCAATTCGCCCATTAGATGAGGTATTAGCAGAAGCTGGAATTGAGAAAAAAGGCTTCGCTGCCAAAATTTACAACCAAAAACCCAAAACTGTAATTTCCCCTGCAATAATTTCAAATGGAAATATTCGCCTGGGGATATTGCCTAATGTTGTTAGTCCACAGCCAAAGATGAGGGTAGGGAGAAGCATTGAAATTAGGTATTTATACTCTTCAACCCAATTTGTAAAAAGAATTGAGCGACCAGACGGTACTAAAATTACACTCCCTTATCATTTGGATGATAAAGGTAACGAAGTCAACGCCAAAGGTGATAAACCCTGGCAGCCGTACCGTTTTGATGAAATTACTCAGCATGGTAAGGGTCAATGGATTTTGGGCGCTGAAGGCGAAAAGTGTACTGATGTTGCTAGAAATATCTTTGGTTTTTTGGCTACAACCTTTCAAGGCGGCTCATGGAGCGAAGTTTTATTAGTTGAATACTTCCAACTATTTAAAGATAGTGGCATTGCTGGAATTGTGTACTGGCCTGATCACGACAAAGCAGGTTATGCCAAACTAGAAAAATGCAACCTAGCTGCTGCTAAAGCTGGTTTACCATTTATTGCAATCAACCCGACTAGACTATGGGCTGATTGTCCTAAAGGTGGAGATATTGCAGATTGGGTCAAATCTGGTTTAGGCAATGCTGAGGAACTGCACCAAGAAATTAATTTAGCTGCTAGTGAGGCAAGAGTTAGCCAAGCTCCAATTAATTGGGAAGATAAAGTTTTAGCAACTCAAAAGGAACTACATACCCTTACTTACAAAGCTGATTATGTTTGCGACCCTCATCAAAAATTTTTACCAGATAACCTGGTTGATATTATTCCTCATAAAGGAATTGTACTAATTCATGCACCTAAAGGAAGTGGTAAATCAGTTCTTATCAAACGCATTAAAGATAAGCTTTGTGGCGGGAAATGGGAAGAAGTTATCAAGCCTTCTCAACTATCTATAACTGGAGAAAATAAGCCAGTATTTGAGCGAGTTTATCAAGAAAAAACAGGTATTAGATTTATATCGATTACTGCAAGAATAGCACTTGGTAAAGGTCAAGCTATTGAATGGGAAATTACCTGGATTGAGGATGGCGATTTAACTGAATCTCAGCAGTTCAATTATGAGGGAGAATTAATTCAAACTGCTACTTTTTTAGAAACTGCTGATGGAATTAATCTATGCTGGGATTCCCTATCAAAATTGTTTGATAGGGATTGGAGTAATACGATAGTGGTAATGGATGAAATTGAACTCGGTTTATCCCACGTTTCAACATCGAATACTTGCAAAGATAGACGTTCAAAAATTCTCTATACTCTTGAAAGTAAGCTTCAAGAATGTCTTAACGGTAATGGGTTAGTAATTGGTGCTGATGCTGATTTAACTAATATTTCTTACGACTATTTAACAGCGATCGCACCAAAGTATAAACCTTTTATCGTTAAGCATGATTATGTAAGACCTGATAGCGATAAATGGGAGATAGATTTTTACACTGGTAAGCGAGATGAGGTACTTTCTCTCATTGAAAATTGGTTAAGTGATAAAAACTGTGAACCTATAGCAGTGACATTGGATAACCAATCTGAAGCCGAAGCATTAGCTAATTATCTAGTTAAGAAATATCCATATTTAGCATCAAGTTTCAATGGTCTAATTCGGATTGATTCTAAAATTACTCAAACTGATTTTGGCAAAGATTTTGTTAAACGTCCTAAGGAAAAAATACAAGAGTACCAGCCAAAGATTCTAATTTATACGCCGTCTTTAGGTGTGGGATGCTCTTTAGATAACCCATATTTTAAGTATGTATTTAGTTTGTTTTTTGGTCAATTAGAACCATCACAGGCTAGACAATCGCTAGCACGGGTAAGGCAACCAGTACCTAGAATTGTATGGTGTGCTGACAAAGGTAGGACAAATAGTGATGAGTGTAATTCCTTCTTACCAGATGAGATTAAAAATCAAATGTTTTGGTATCATGATACAACCTTAGAAACAATAGAGCTAGCGCTACATTTAGCCAAGGAAGAGTCAGAATCAAATAGTGATGCTGACCTACTTCCTAAATTTACAGAACAATTAAATAAGATGATGGGTAAAAACGGAACCTGGAATAATCCACATATAGACTTATTCTGTAAACTCAAAGCTAGACGCAATTTTGCATTATCTCAATTAGCTGTTCAGCTTAGGCAAGAATTGATTGATGAAGGGCATAACCTTAGAGACATTGCGGCTGAAGAAAAAACTAATGCTGGTGAGAGTATTCGGGAAGAAAAAACAGAAATTAAATTCAATGCCGCTACAAAAACCTCTTACTCTGCTGACATCTCTTTAGAAACTGCGAAAGAGATAAACCGCAAACCTAATCCCACAGATGAGGAGAGATATCAAGCTATTAAAGCATTTTTAAAAGATGAGTTACCTGGAATAGAATTAACTCCTGAGTTTATATTTGAGAACGTCTACAAAGACAATAGACATGGGTTAAATGCTATTAAATTCTTTTGGATGACTATGAATTCTGAAGCTACCAAAGAAGCTGATAGAAAGCATTGGAAATATAAATTAAAGCAGTTTTATGAAGGTATTCCTTACCTCCCAGATGTACGTACTTCTAGTGCAAAGATAGAGGCTATCAATACAATAAAGATATTTGACGCTATACCTTTGAACGATTTTGACAGTGAATATTATGATACAAGTCCTGCTCTCATAGATTGGTTCAAGAAATGGGTTTTACCTAAGAAAAGATTACTCAAAAAGGCTTTCAATATTACAATCAACAAAGATACTGAGCTTATTGCATTCATTAATCGTATTTTTAGCAAGGTTGGTATTAGGCTTAAGCAGCATAAAAAAACTGACAATATCAAATATTACAAACTTGATTCAGAAAAAGTTTTAGACCCAAATAGAATAAATGTACTAGCAGCCCTGGATTTGAAGCGGGAACTACATTTAAAAGCAGAAGCCGAAGCAATGGCTAAAGTAAACCAGCAAGAATTGCCAATGATTGAGGTAAGAGATGTAACAGATGTAACAGTAGAAGTTTCACCACTATTACAAGAAACTCAAATTGAAGAACAACCAGTATCAACTATTCAAGAATTACCAGTCATTAATCACCATTCATCGACAGAAATCGCAGTAACTAAACTGCGGGAACTTTGCCACTGGGGAGATTTGAACCTTACCCAATCAGAAGTTGACGAGGCATGGCCATTGCTTACCCAGGATGAACAATCGCGCATCTGGCAACTTCACCAAGAATATCAGCAGATACCATCTTTGGAGCAATTAGCACAAGAGGCGATCGCTCAACAGGCAGAAATCAAAGAAGTAGGGTTTGGCTCTCACTTCCGCAGTTATAAAATCAGATCAGTGTGTGATGGAGTTGCGATTGCCCGTCGATGTTGGGGACTTAAGGATGAGTGCGAAATTGAGTTAAACCAACTTTTATTTACTGGGTGA